One Zymoseptoria tritici IPO323 chromosome 5, whole genome shotgun sequence genomic window, GCAAGGCGCAAGATTTTGTTCCGATTATTACTGGATGCGACGTGCTGGAAGAGAGTGAGAACGAAGTCACAAGGGAGGCACACTTCAAGGAGAGACCGGGATACCCGGCGCATAGCGTGAAGGAAGTTTGCAAGAGCTACTTTCCGACCAGGGTCTGTGTCTGGCACGTGGGAAGAGATGTCGCGAGTCAAACAGCTGACAGGAGGATATAGGTCGACTTCTGGCAACCGAATGGTGCGCTGATCACGAACACCGTGTCGTACGGGCCATcgctggaggagggggaTATGAATATGACGTATACATTTGAATGGAGGCATGAGGATGTGAAGGAGGGTAGCGAAGAGCACAAGAAAGTCGCGAAGTACAGTATCGAAGGTGCGAAGATGGCTGTGCACAACTCGATCGAGGCAATGAGGAAGATggctggagctggagagcTGGACTAGCTCATAGTTGTGATCAGGGCAAGGCCGTGGAATACAGTGTCCCTGAAATATCAAAGTGTTTCAATGTCTTGCCTCGCTAGCCTTGTTCCGTTCTtgtcatcatcctccacacGTCTTGCGCTGGCATATCTCTCTAGATAGCGTTCGCCTCCTTCAACAGGTTCGGAAGCtggctcttcttcgactgcAGCTCCGAGTTGCCGCCGATGTGCTTCTTGTTGATGAAGATGTTGGGCACGGAGCGCTGCGAGGTGATCTCCTCAAGAGCGTCCTGGATGGCGGCGCCGTCGTCTGAGAGATTGGTGAATCAGCTTCCGAATAGATGTCGTCGTCCAGCAAAAGCAGTGCTACG contains:
- the CYP23 gene encoding putative P450 monooxygenase (P450 with unknown function. It may work in a polyketide pathway. This model has low similarity with characterized p450s. This model is located close to a C-3 sterol dehydrogenase/3-beta-hydroxysteroid dehydrogenase and acetyl-CoA C-acetyltransferase and ERG10 (ergosterol biosynthetic pathway).. ...), which translates into the protein MAAKQKAQDIIDNNAVAVFSKSYCPYCKATKSLLSEQGAKAFIIELDQVDDGAAIQDALEEITSQRSVPNIFINKKHIGGNSELQSKKSQLPNLLKEANAI